From a single Candidatus Neomarinimicrobiota bacterium genomic region:
- a CDS encoding IS3 family transposase, which translates to IFEYIEVFYNRIRKHSALGYLSPDQYYQQSIKWAA; encoded by the coding sequence ATCTTTGAATATATCGAAGTGTTCTACAACAGAATCAGAAAACATTCAGCTCTGGGATATTTATCCCCAGATCAATATTATCAACAATCAATCAAATGGGCGGCATAG